One part of the Nematostella vectensis chromosome 8, jaNemVect1.1, whole genome shotgun sequence genome encodes these proteins:
- the LOC125570137 gene encoding 52 kDa repressor of the inhibitor of the protein kinase-like → MARAPFCRKENCSPYDIGLVFDKIASYSPQDKLKFIENVWKPDEAADIANKENLSVVIRFLDSTKNFREEFIGFYICKEGTTGEAIKDLITAAVVDLGLMMEDCRGQCYDGAGNMAGRLNGASSLIRAEHEKAIFVHCMNHQLNLCIANTCQLPNVRNMMDVVRKLF, encoded by the exons ATGGCTCGTGCTCCTTTCTGTCGGAAGGAGAATTGTTCTCCCTACGACATTGGCTTAGTCTTCGACAAGATCGCCAGCTATTCGCCTCAGGACAAGTTGAAATTCATCGAAAATGTATGGAAACCAG ATGAAGCGGCTGATAtagcaaacaaagaaaatcttTCTGTTGTGATTAGATTTCTCGACTCAACCAAAAACTTCAGAGAAGAATTTATTGGATTTTATATTTGTAAGGAGGGAACAACAGGAGAGGCCATCAAAGACCTTATAACTGCAGCTGTAGTAGACTTAGGATTGATGATGGAAGACTGTCGTGGCCAATGTTATGATGGCGCTGGCAATATGGCTGGACGACTTAATGGAGCCTCCTCGTTAATCAGAGCAGAACATGAGAAGGCAATTTTTGTCCATTGCATGAATCACCAGCTGAATTTGTGTATTGCCAATACCTGCCAATTACCAAATGTCAGAAACATGATGGATGTTGTGCGaaagcttttttaa
- the LOC5503187 gene encoding retinoic acid receptor RXR-alpha-A, whose product MDGNKPRKPSELEGREFQDKRRANGIVSTEDKIFPRPLAVTQGLSPLLFHQPMLPLHRQQPGMQHFHAPYLTQASLFFSPQLINSHQLPYSQQQIISQRGGVIHQVASLVRLTTEERLQQELNGSSREQYSRDRPISSTSERSQGSPEAPKSQPMKVIHQVSRDEKDYEQDDSPLSQSMSCDSMPSTPKSEASPQAPIKSPETPPSFSAASPRPVVNEICAICLDKATGQHYGVTSCEGCKGFFKRSVQNKKDYTCRNLTKDCPIDKRHRNRCQYCRFQKCIQAGMIKEAVREDRTPGGKHKSSLLRTKSVQDAIPCKMRRTSSTSSCSSVLSSATTAAQVKPTKEYIEVIDELIGIYKLDNQSCDDCPGCKETGMKEKTLAHLTQLAEQQLVRCASWFKHLKLLKGICELDQQTLVTNVWVELMLANLIKESENLENKAKLCDGQILDFETAEITGIGDILQRVVQMAAKFREFQLEKVEIVCMKMIILLNPDLPGLRNQQLIEQLQDKVHSALQEHINLAFPREPNRFGNILLRLPELRSIGTKSLERLFMLNLTGQIHPSTSLSDLLHTGKR is encoded by the exons ATGGATGGAAATAAACCTCGCAAACCGAGCGAACTCGAGGGAAGAGAGTTCCAAG ATAAAAGAAGAGCCAATGGTATCGTGTCAACTGAAGATAAGATCTTCCCAAGGCCACTGGCTGTTACTCAAGGGTTAAGTCCTCTTTTATTTCATCAGCCTATGTTACCACTACATCGACAACAACCTGGGATGCAGCATTTTCATGCCCCTTACCTAACACAGGCTAGCCTCTTCTTCTCTCCCCAATTAATAAACTCTCACCAGCTCCCATACAGCCAACAACAAATAATAAgtcagaggggaggggtaattCACCAGGTGGCCTCCCTGGTGAGACTAACCACAGAAGAAAGGCTACAACAGGAGTTGAATGGGTCATCACGAGAGCAGTACAGCAGAGATAGACCCATCTCTTCAACCTCTGAAAGATCTCAAGGCTCACCTGAAGCACCCAAATCACAACCGATGAAAGTCATCCATCAAGTTTCTCGAGATGAAAAGGACTATGAACAAGATGACTCTCCTTTATCACAATCCATGTCTTGTGACTCAATGCCTAGTACTCCCAAATCAGAAGCATCGCCCCAAGCGCCAATCAAGTCCCCGGAGACCCCGCCTAGTTTTTCTGCTGCGTCTCCGCGGCCTGTTGTGAATGAGATATGTGCAATATGTCTTGACAAGGCTACAGGCCAACACTATGGTGTCACTAGCTGTGAAGGCTGTAAAGGGTTCTTCAAGAGAAGCGTTCAGAATAAAAAGGATTACACATGCCGCAACCTTACTAAAGACTGTCCCATTGACAAAAGGCACAGAAATAGGTGCCAGTACTGCCGTTTTCAGAAGTGTATCCAGGCTGGAATGATAAAGGAAG CGGTGAGAGAAGATCGTACCCCAGGTGGAAAGCACAAGTCTAGTCTGCTACGGACCAAGTCTGTACAAGATGCAATCCCTTGCAAAATGCGCCGGACAAGCTCAACCTCCTCTTGTAGCTCTGTACTAAGCTCAGCAACAACTGCTGCTCAGGTCAAACCAACCAAAGAGTATATAGAAGTTATTGATGAGCTAATAGGAATATACAAACTGGATAATCAGTCTTGCGATGACTGCCCAGGCTGCAAAGAAACTGGGATGAAAGAAAAGACTCTTGCTCATCTTACCCAGCTTGCAGAACAGCAGCTTGTTAGGTGTGCCAGTTGGTTTAAGCACCTAAAACTGCTAAAGGGCATCTGTGAACTCGACCAGCAAACTCTTGTCACTAATGTTTGGGTGGAGCTTATGCTTGCCAACCTTATCAAGGAGTCTGAGAACTTAGAGAACAAAGCTAAACTCTGTGATGGACAGATTCTGGATTTTGAGACTGCAGAGATTACAGGGATAGGAGACATTTTGCAAAGAGTGGTACAAATGGCAGCTAAGTTTCGTGAGTTTCAGCTGGAGAAAGTGGAGATTGTCTGCATGAAAATGATTATATTATTGAATCCAG ATCTACCTGGCTTACGAAATCAACAACTGATTGAGCAACTTCAAGACAAAGTCCACTCTGCCCTACAAGAGCACATCAACCTTGCCTTCCCCAGGGAGCCAAACCGCTTTGGCAACATCTTACTCAGATTGCCCGAGCTGAGGTCCATAGGAACCAAGAGCTTGGAGCGACTGTTCATGTTGAACCTCACAGGACAGATACACCCCTCCACATCCTTGTCAGACCTTCTCCACACTGGCAAGAGATAA